In one window of Mesorhizobium sp. DNA:
- a CDS encoding DUF4054 domain-containing protein, with the protein MTYVPPTAADLKARFPEFTAVSNTLIDLILAEAIPQVGESWLERDRRPATLYLAAHLLAMEGEPGRTLRGASGATAGTGPVKRFKVGDVETEFAGNGTSAGGGASSFASTEYGLRFLDLMRRNFPAVAVV; encoded by the coding sequence ATGACCTATGTTCCGCCGACCGCCGCCGATCTGAAGGCGAGGTTTCCCGAGTTCACGGCGGTCAGCAACACGCTGATAGACCTGATCCTTGCGGAGGCTATCCCGCAGGTTGGCGAAAGCTGGCTTGAGCGTGACCGCAGGCCGGCCACGCTCTACCTCGCGGCTCATTTGCTGGCGATGGAGGGCGAGCCGGGGAGAACGTTGCGCGGGGCGTCGGGCGCAACGGCTGGTACGGGGCCGGTGAAGCGCTTCAAGGTCGGAGATGTCGAGACGGAGTTTGCCGGCAACGGCACATCGGCAGGCGGCGGCGCATCGTCATTCGCCTCGACTGAGTACGGCCTCCGGTTCCTCGATCTGATGCGGCGCAACTTCCCCGCCGTCGCGGTGGTGTGA